Part of the Kordiimonas pumila genome is shown below.
GCCAAAGTCTGTTGAAACACCGGTTGCAACATTTAACAGCCCTGTACTTTTATGCCCCAGCACCAACCGCACCAAAGCGGCAACATCCGCCACATAAATATGATCGCGGGTTTCTTCGCCCTCGCCGCCAATGGTGATTTTGCCGTCTGCCGCCGCCACCCGGCGAAACCTGTTAGGGCCGTAAGAACTGTGCGTGTCGCCCGCGCCGTAAATAAGGGTTGGCCGCAGGATACAAAGCCTGTCGGCCACCGCAGATTTCAACATAATTTCCCGCGCCAAATGCATAGCGCCGTATAAATCACCCGGTGCGGCAGCGCTCTCTTCTGAAACCGGGTTCTCCGTCATCGGATAAACCGCATCTGAACTGAAATAGACAATATGGGCCGGCATGGTTTTTTGAACGGCGCTGCAAACACCCTCCACCATACGCAGGTTTTTCATAAAGGTATCAATACCTTTGCCCTTGTCTGGTGTAAGCGCAGAAAGAACAACAAGACTGTCGCCTTCTTTTAACTCTGTTGCAAGCTTAACGGCGCC
Proteins encoded:
- a CDS encoding NAD-dependent epimerase/dehydratase family protein is translated as MLTHMNADYKKPDRVVLLGGSGFVGKAVSALLKEEAIDVASFSSADIDLSTEAGAVKLATELKEGDSLVVLSALTPDKGKGIDTFMKNLRMVEGVCSAVQKTMPAHIVYFSSDAVYPMTENPVSEESAAAPGDLYGAMHLAREIMLKSAVADRLCILRPTLIYGAGDTHSSYGPNRFRRVAAADGKITIGGEGEETRDHIYVADVAALVRLVLGHKSTGLLNVATGVSTDFGTLARMVAALFDTDVPVKGSPRGSAITHRKFDITACRKAFPAFAFTPLDQGLALAQKDVE